One Cucurbita pepo subsp. pepo cultivar mu-cu-16 chromosome LG07, ASM280686v2, whole genome shotgun sequence genomic region harbors:
- the LOC111798186 gene encoding uncharacterized protein LOC111798186, producing the protein MKSELSPTMAALNKETPCFLSRKARYKFWALAAILLLAFWSMFTGSVSLKWSAATFAKLYDGPHKPIFDDLDILEVEERERVVRHMWNLYTHGGGGGRLPRFWSEAFEAAYEDLIGDVPAVRDAALLEIARMSLRSLQVDPIPTKSKSENRLKSSKQRPMGE; encoded by the exons ATGAAATCCGAGCTTTCACCGACAATGGCGGCTCTGAACAAGGAGACCCCATGTTTCCTATCTAGAAAGGCTCGCTACAAGTTCTGGGCCTTGGCTGCCATTCTTCTCCTCGCCTTCTGGTCCATGTTCACCGGCTCCGTCTCACTCAAATGGTCCGCCGCAACCTTCGCCAAACTCTACGACGGCCCCCACAAGCCGATCTTTGATGATCTTGATATTTTG GAAGTTGAAGAACGGGAGAGGGTTGTCCGCCATATGTGGAATCTGTACACccacggcggcggcggcggccgGTTGCCTAGATTCTGGTCGGAGGCTTTTGAAGCGGCGTACGAGGATTTGATCGGTGATGTTCCTGCCGTTCGTGATGCTGCCCTTTTGGAGATCGCAAGAATGTCTCTGCGATCTCTTCAAGTCGACCCAATTCCGACCAAATCCAAG AGTGAAAACAGATTGAAAAGCTCAAAACAAAGGCCAATGGGTGAGTAG
- the LOC111798023 gene encoding dentin sialophosphoprotein-like: MELRSFSHFHHIHAIKGGMMTKVLNINRGKPAMVFKKLTDIYESIYDKAQESLPTRWSREGLEGNIRDGCESKMETQVLYAERKLFNDEPEVSDSDREGDSDTEGQKSDVEADSMTIKQMMESCKKRKVRQSNSVDSSKEKLRTCSSRELNHSCLLSDEDDSDLDVALSIWQSKLSKRKKLKTKCDESKISTSSLHGQTIENSDPINIDQDLLPSSSDLAIPVDIKVETPETDVTEIQNTNCITDELSLLCDENVNSCLSSGPIGTDELFFGLELTASEKEAEYGVPNRVSLENVEGDESRPLQMVGESSTECVSEDNLEVHKPQHSDFPASETMEGQCTPSFVSNDSISEAISLTEEQCLGIHMSQAKSITHEGICQNNSEDMSAISMTGEQFSDTHISEGKPFTDEAICPTNGEIFTYLNGMADLNSLQLPEMSLGAEVRLTENRYKDRLAFDNEKGIPTESTSDCNLSSEHGGRISSKSTSDCNLSPDHGESVSTNSISDRNLIPDQHLISIDECPAKEKQPQMSDSSDSERNTSPDFHLNGSTDKFNQIEEPQRHPTRLLSTRTTISPTSQERLSKAMKSMQLQDKECKTCGGKPYFKQIKYKVGTAEGCDPMKRVYSDTYHEQNTRKSRKRSLHSTNTTKASHAHASMRSSTVQSCSDSAIAFTERQMQDIECLALKLTTQLKSMKAIVEDRIHVEGNKATSYKFNTDEVRTAIADATKAEASAKKWLSIMSRDCNRFCKIMKTSGHGSNASPTSVQKLKRKITFADEAGGELCEVRLFEDDMNAESSVENSPEKVRIS; this comes from the exons ATGGAGTTAAGAAGTTTCAGTCATTTTCATCATATCCATGCCATTAAAGGGGGTATGATGACTAAAGTTTTAAACATCAACCGTGGAAAGCCTGCAATGGTATTTAAGAAGCTTACTGACATATATGAATCTATATATGACAAAGCTCAAGAATCACTCCCAACACGATGGTCAAGAGAAGGTTTAGAAGGAAATATTCGTGATGGATGTGAATCGAAGATGGAAACCCAAGTTCTTTATGCAGAAAGAAAACTATTCAATGATGAGCCTGAAGTTTCTGATTCTGACCGTGAAGGTGATAGTGACACTGAAGGACAAAAGAGTGATGTAGAAGCTGATAGCATGACAATAAAGCAGATGATGGAAAGctgcaagaaaagaaaagtgaggCAGTCAAATTCTGTTGACTCAAGCAAGGAAAAGCTGAGAACATGCTCCAGTCGAGAATTAAATCATTCATGCTTGTTATCAGATGAGGATGATAGTGATCTTGATGTTGCTCTTAGCATCTGGCAATCCAAACTTTCAAAAcgcaaaaaattgaaaaccaaaTGTGACGAAAGcaaaatatctactagctcACTGCACGGCCAAACAATTGAAAATTCTGATCCAATCAATATTGATCAGGATCTCCTTCCATCTAGTTCAGACCTAGCCATCCCAGTGGACATTAAAGTTGAAACTCCTGAAACTGATGTGACAGAAATCCAAAACACAAACTGCATTACGGATGAGTTGTCTCTACTCTGTGATGAAAATGTAAACTCGTGTCTGAGTTCTGGGCCTATTGGAACCGATGAATTATTTTTCGGTCTAGAGTTGACAGCATCTGAGAAAGAAGCTGAATATGGAGTTCCAAACCGTGTATCTCTTGAAAATGTGGAAGGTGATGAATCTAGACCTCTTCAGATGGTAGGGGAATCTAGCACTGAGTGTGTGAGTGAAGATAACCTGGAGGTACACAAACCCCAACATTCAGATTTTCCTGCATCAGAGACTATGGAGGGACAATGTACCCCAAGTTTTGTATCCAATGATAGCATATCAGAAGCTATTTCCCTGACTGAGGAGCAGTGCCTTGGCATTCATATGTCACAAGCTAAATCCATTACACACGAGGGCATATGTCAGAATAATAGTGAAGATATGTCAGCAATTTCCATGACCGGGGAACAGTTCTCTGACACTCATATTTCAGAAGGTAAACCCTTTACAGATGAGGCCATATGTCCGACTAATGGTGAAATCTTCACGTATTTGAATGGAATGGCTGATCTGAATAGCCTCCAACTCCCAGAGATGAGTCTTGGAGCTGAAGTACGTTTAACCGAGAATAGGTATAAAGACAGGTTGGCATTTGATAATGAAAAAGGTATTCCAACGGAATCTACCAGTGATTGTAACTTAAGCTCTGAACATGGGGGAAGGATTTCATCAAAATCTACCAGTGATTGTAACTTAAGCCCTGATCATGGAGAGAGTGTTTCAACAAATTCTATCAGTGATCGTAACTTAATTCCTGATCAGCATTTGATATCTATTGACGAATGTCCAGCTAAGGAGAAACAACCACAAATGTCTGATTCTTCTGATTCAGAAAGAAATACTTCACCAGATTTTCATCTCAATGGTTCTACGGataaattcaatcaaattgaAGAACCTCAACGTCATCCAACAAGGCTGCTATCAACGAGAACA ACCATTTCTCCAACATCTCAGGAAAGATTGTCCAAGGCTATGAAGTCTATGCAGTTACAAGATAAAGAATGCAAAA CATGCGGTGGCAAACcatatttcaaacaaattaagTACAAGGTTGGCACAGCTGAAGGGTGTGACCCGATGAAGAGAGTGTATTCCGATACATATCACGAGCAAAATACAAGGAAATCAAGGAAGAGAAGTCTTCACTCAACAAACACCACTAAAGCTTCTCATGCTCATGCTAGCATGAGAAGCTCTACCGTCCAGAGTTGTTCAGATAGTGCCATTGCATTCACAGAAAGACAGATGCAGGACATAGAGTGTCTTGCTCTGAAGCTTACAACTCAGTTAAAGTCAATGAAAGCAATTGTAGAAGACAGAATTCATGTTGAAGGCAACAAAGCTACAAGCTACAAGTTTAACACGGATGAG GTGAGAACAGCCATCGCCGATGCAACGAAAGCGGAAGCAAGTGCGAAGAAATGGCTTTCCATAATGTCGAGGGACTGTAACCGTTTTTGTAAAATAATG AAAACAAGTGGGCATGGTTCAAATGCCTCTCCAACTTCAGTTCAGAAgttgaagaggaagatcacATTTGCTGATGAAGCTGGTGGAGAGCTTTGTGAAGTTAGGTTGTTCGAGGACGACATGAACGCCGAGTCTTCCGTGGAAAACAGTCCCGAAAAAGTACGAATCAGTTGA
- the LOC111798554 gene encoding uncharacterized membrane protein At1g75140 isoform X2, translating to MANPRKGGGKGLSDGGDGGLDHGIQDGGGGRAVTVTKYSPFWSERFHFLSAVKLDSDATCINVLPLRDFEGHSKYVAVGDERGRVYVFMRNGDVAVELRTVSDSLITSMLSYMSVYKNETLLVTGHKNGAILMHRIWERSNGEELNSVFMEHVVEFVAEDESPISILEVHYVGRIRYILSSNVRGKIKVFREDGTVYGSVMPTSRPIVFLKQRLLFLTESGAGSLDLRSMKLRESECEGLNHSLARNYVFDAVERSKAYGFTSDGDLIHVLLLGDILNFKCRVRSKRKFELDEPLIFQAIKGYLLVISNEKVHIFNVSSQHYVRVGAPRHLFSAGLDEIRSSFLNYQNMDSKSGGKFIPLISSDHEKLVVLGLGGGYVGLYRSNLPIFKGEFNTVLWTSPVLFFILFLFGAWHFFAKKKEALTSWGPDDPFTATSPTTGAPLGTGSSERASFIDAPSRSTDMMDLRGGGGGLRGPPRRYGSPTGYPGGATSSFRPATTSDHNSRPAAVDPNYRAASELKFRGSPLEPPGFPKRREPLFANNQVVNQVVDESS from the exons ATGGCGAATCCGCGTAAAG GCGGTGGAAAAGGACTGAGTGACGGCGGAGATGGCGGTTTGGATCATGGAATTCAAGATGGGGGTGGAGGTAGAGCTGTTACTGTGACAAAATACAGTCCATTTTGGTCGGAGAGGTTCCATTTTTTGTCGGCTGTGAAGCTGGATTCTGATGCTACTTGTATCAATGTCCTGCCGCTTAGGGATTTCGAGGGGCATAGCAAGTATGTTGCCGTAGGAGACGAGAGAGGGCGAGTTTATGTTTTTATGAGAAATGGGGATGTTGCGGTTGAGCTTCGTACGGTGTCTGATTCGCTGATTACGTCGATGCTTTCGTATATGTCTGTTTATAAGAATGAGACCCTTTTGGTTACTGGCCATAAGAATGGGGCGATCTTGATGCATCGGATTTGGGAGAGATCGAATGGGGAGGAGTTGAATTCGGTTTTCATGGAACATGTTGTGGAATTTGTGGCAGAGGATGAGTCGCCAATTTCCATCTTGGAAGTGCATTATGTTGGGAGGATTAGGTACATTTTGTCTTCGAATGTTCGGGGGAAAATCAAGGTTTTTAGAGAAGACGGGACGGTTTATGGTTCGGTCATGCCTACGAGTAGGCCAATAGTGTTCTTGAAGCAGAGGCTCTTGTTCTTGACCGAAAGTGGCGCTGGCTCGTTGGATTTGAGAAGTATGAAGCTTAGGGAGTCGGAATGTGAGGGATTGAATCATTCTCTTGCTCGAAATTACGTGTTTGATGCCGTGGAGCGATCGAAGGCGTATGGTTTTACATCAGATGGGGACTTGATTCATGTCTTGTTGTTGGGAGATATACTAAACTTCAAATGCAGGGTTAGATCGAAACGGAAGTTCGAGCTTGATGAACCACTAATCTTTCAAGCAATCAAGGGCTATTTGCTTGTTATCAGCAATGAAAAGGTTCATATTTTCAACGTATCGTCGCAGCATTACGTTCGAGTCGGTGCACCGAGGCATCTCTTTTCTGCTGGTCTAGACGAGATCAGGTCATCTTTCTTGAATTATCAGAATATGGATTCCAAGTCTGGAGGAAAGTTTATACCGTTAATATCGAGCGACCATGAGAAGCTCGTGGTTCTTGGACTTGGGGGCGGATATGTCGGATTGTATCGCTCGAATCTTCCGATTTTTAAAGGGGAGTTCAATACAGTGCTATGGACAAGCCCTgttctctttttcattctctttctgtTTGGAGCTTGGCATTTCTTTGCAAAGAAGAAGGAGGCGCTCACGTCCTGGGGACCGGATGACCCTTTTACTGCAACTTCACCGACTACCGGAGCTCCACTCGGAACTGGATCCAGCGAGCGAGCATCTTTCATTGACGCTCCTTCGAGAAGTACTGATATGATGGATCTcagaggtggtggtggtggcctAAGAGGACCACCGCGACGTTATGGTTCTCCTACAGGGTATCCTGGTGGGGCAACGAGTTCGTTTAGGCCAGCTACGACAAGTGACCATAACTCAAGACCAGCTGCAGTTGATCCAAATTATCGAGCAGCTTCGGAGTTAAAATTTAGGGGCTCGCCTTTAGAACCACCGGGATTTCCGAAACGACGGGAGCCTCTATTTGCAAACAATCAGGTGGTCAATCAGGTGGTGGATGAAAgcagttga
- the LOC111798554 gene encoding uncharacterized membrane protein At1g75140 isoform X1, which translates to MANPRKGKLLFIYFLFVFAIPRVSRVFVCNSSSLELNQPESDVPIEIRQHVLLKNLEELVKNLSDVVSKLEMRLSDIPTKLNTEVGSLGGGKGLSDGGDGGLDHGIQDGGGGRAVTVTKYSPFWSERFHFLSAVKLDSDATCINVLPLRDFEGHSKYVAVGDERGRVYVFMRNGDVAVELRTVSDSLITSMLSYMSVYKNETLLVTGHKNGAILMHRIWERSNGEELNSVFMEHVVEFVAEDESPISILEVHYVGRIRYILSSNVRGKIKVFREDGTVYGSVMPTSRPIVFLKQRLLFLTESGAGSLDLRSMKLRESECEGLNHSLARNYVFDAVERSKAYGFTSDGDLIHVLLLGDILNFKCRVRSKRKFELDEPLIFQAIKGYLLVISNEKVHIFNVSSQHYVRVGAPRHLFSAGLDEIRSSFLNYQNMDSKSGGKFIPLISSDHEKLVVLGLGGGYVGLYRSNLPIFKGEFNTVLWTSPVLFFILFLFGAWHFFAKKKEALTSWGPDDPFTATSPTTGAPLGTGSSERASFIDAPSRSTDMMDLRGGGGGLRGPPRRYGSPTGYPGGATSSFRPATTSDHNSRPAAVDPNYRAASELKFRGSPLEPPGFPKRREPLFANNQVVNQVVDESS; encoded by the coding sequence ATGGCGAATCCGCGTAAAGGCAAGCTCctttttatctattttctatttgtttttgctATTCCCCGTGTTTCTAGGGTTTTTGTCTGTAATTCTAGCTCCCTTGAGCTGAATCAACCTGAATCTGATGTCCCTATTGAAATTAGACAGCATGTTTTACtgaaaaatcttgaggagttAGTGAAAAACCTTAGCGATGTAGTTTCTAAATTGGAGATGAGATTATCTGATATTCCCACGAAATTGAACACTGAGGTTGGTAGTTTAGGCGGTGGAAAAGGACTGAGTGACGGCGGAGATGGCGGTTTGGATCATGGAATTCAAGATGGGGGTGGAGGTAGAGCTGTTACTGTGACAAAATACAGTCCATTTTGGTCGGAGAGGTTCCATTTTTTGTCGGCTGTGAAGCTGGATTCTGATGCTACTTGTATCAATGTCCTGCCGCTTAGGGATTTCGAGGGGCATAGCAAGTATGTTGCCGTAGGAGACGAGAGAGGGCGAGTTTATGTTTTTATGAGAAATGGGGATGTTGCGGTTGAGCTTCGTACGGTGTCTGATTCGCTGATTACGTCGATGCTTTCGTATATGTCTGTTTATAAGAATGAGACCCTTTTGGTTACTGGCCATAAGAATGGGGCGATCTTGATGCATCGGATTTGGGAGAGATCGAATGGGGAGGAGTTGAATTCGGTTTTCATGGAACATGTTGTGGAATTTGTGGCAGAGGATGAGTCGCCAATTTCCATCTTGGAAGTGCATTATGTTGGGAGGATTAGGTACATTTTGTCTTCGAATGTTCGGGGGAAAATCAAGGTTTTTAGAGAAGACGGGACGGTTTATGGTTCGGTCATGCCTACGAGTAGGCCAATAGTGTTCTTGAAGCAGAGGCTCTTGTTCTTGACCGAAAGTGGCGCTGGCTCGTTGGATTTGAGAAGTATGAAGCTTAGGGAGTCGGAATGTGAGGGATTGAATCATTCTCTTGCTCGAAATTACGTGTTTGATGCCGTGGAGCGATCGAAGGCGTATGGTTTTACATCAGATGGGGACTTGATTCATGTCTTGTTGTTGGGAGATATACTAAACTTCAAATGCAGGGTTAGATCGAAACGGAAGTTCGAGCTTGATGAACCACTAATCTTTCAAGCAATCAAGGGCTATTTGCTTGTTATCAGCAATGAAAAGGTTCATATTTTCAACGTATCGTCGCAGCATTACGTTCGAGTCGGTGCACCGAGGCATCTCTTTTCTGCTGGTCTAGACGAGATCAGGTCATCTTTCTTGAATTATCAGAATATGGATTCCAAGTCTGGAGGAAAGTTTATACCGTTAATATCGAGCGACCATGAGAAGCTCGTGGTTCTTGGACTTGGGGGCGGATATGTCGGATTGTATCGCTCGAATCTTCCGATTTTTAAAGGGGAGTTCAATACAGTGCTATGGACAAGCCCTgttctctttttcattctctttctgtTTGGAGCTTGGCATTTCTTTGCAAAGAAGAAGGAGGCGCTCACGTCCTGGGGACCGGATGACCCTTTTACTGCAACTTCACCGACTACCGGAGCTCCACTCGGAACTGGATCCAGCGAGCGAGCATCTTTCATTGACGCTCCTTCGAGAAGTACTGATATGATGGATCTcagaggtggtggtggtggcctAAGAGGACCACCGCGACGTTATGGTTCTCCTACAGGGTATCCTGGTGGGGCAACGAGTTCGTTTAGGCCAGCTACGACAAGTGACCATAACTCAAGACCAGCTGCAGTTGATCCAAATTATCGAGCAGCTTCGGAGTTAAAATTTAGGGGCTCGCCTTTAGAACCACCGGGATTTCCGAAACGACGGGAGCCTCTATTTGCAAACAATCAGGTGGTCAATCAGGTGGTGGATGAAAgcagttga